A genomic window from Parvularcula sp. LCG005 includes:
- a CDS encoding tetratricopeptide repeat protein — translation MTRSMLPVPMALLTMLSALSVGYSVPVMAQEDEQAVETPLYDPSEDYDEDEDVMVVRATRGRMDQGMSAFKRGDYVTAEIEFKKNLRCVERVERLEDFAVEQAQSNAVTAESQPSAPQTEPRVVPSGTASGFQAQKDGKDVAERTCERADWQVYMIAMSQLKLGRLEEAKENFYRVIRMSKDPLLFDAHYRIGLLEVLDDNFDEADDRLKQLKAFQRRCRKQGKYCETTEELKVAVDTLELAIREGRAAS, via the coding sequence ATGACCCGCAGCATGCTACCTGTACCGATGGCCCTGTTGACCATGCTGTCTGCCCTGTCCGTCGGCTATTCCGTGCCGGTTATGGCCCAGGAAGACGAGCAGGCGGTAGAGACGCCGCTCTACGACCCTTCCGAGGACTATGACGAGGACGAAGACGTCATGGTGGTTCGGGCCACACGCGGCCGCATGGATCAAGGCATGAGCGCGTTCAAACGCGGTGATTACGTGACCGCCGAGATCGAATTCAAAAAGAATTTGCGCTGCGTTGAGCGTGTCGAGCGTCTCGAAGACTTCGCCGTCGAACAGGCCCAGTCCAATGCCGTGACGGCGGAGAGCCAGCCCAGCGCGCCGCAGACCGAGCCGCGCGTCGTCCCGTCAGGAACGGCATCAGGCTTTCAGGCCCAGAAAGATGGCAAGGACGTCGCCGAACGGACGTGTGAACGCGCCGACTGGCAGGTCTACATGATCGCCATGTCGCAGCTGAAGCTTGGCCGGCTGGAAGAGGCGAAGGAGAATTTCTACCGCGTTATCCGCATGTCAAAAGACCCGCTTCTGTTCGACGCCCATTATCGCATTGGCTTGCTGGAGGTGCTCGACGACAATTTCGACGAAGCTGATGACCGGCTGAAACAGCTGAAAGCATTCCAGCGCCGCTGCCGCAAGCAGGGGAAATATTGCGAGACGACCGAAGAGCTGAAGGTCGCCGTCGACACGCTGGAACTGGCCATCCGCGAGGGGCG